The Juglans microcarpa x Juglans regia isolate MS1-56 chromosome 2D, Jm3101_v1.0, whole genome shotgun sequence DNA window TCGCTCCTAGTTGCATCAATTATCATCTCCTCTCGCTTCTGAACAGGGCCCCCATTCTCATCACCCGTGACTTTTGTTTCTTCTACAGCAGGTCAAATACGAAAGGAACTAAGCACTTGCAAGGGGGAAAAGAGGGAGTGGTaaagaagtgataaaaatgGGAAAGAAGAGGCAAGACCTGATAAAGAGATGGGCGATCCCAGTTCATCGTGTTCAAATTCTAGTAATGTACAGTAACCATCTTGGGAGGATAATGCCAAGTAACGGCCTTCAGGTGACCTTTGAACACAAACAATGGTAGGCattcaaaacattatcaaaGTCATCAAAAGAATTGTCAACATTACAGTAGGAGCAGATTGCATGGGAACTGGTATAAAATTTACCACGTAATGTCCGTTATGGCTGCATAGTGAAGACCGGCCAATATTGCAATTGGAGGAACACTCTCCGTGTCATAAATGTATAAAGAATTCAAAGTAGCAACCGCAAAAATGAGGCGATAAGGGAGCTTAAAGAGTGCAGCTGCACAACTTATTGAAGATTAATATCATACATTGGCCTAAACAGCAATAATGTTTTGAAACAGATTATCCTAGAAGTACCTGGATTAGTTCCCCGTAGGCTAAAAACTACGGGACAGAAACGAACCACCACAATGGGTTTACTGGCACCTGGGAGTTGTAGAGCAGGCCTGCATGTGAGaaactttaagaaaatgaatGCAAGACAGAAGAAAGTCTCCTTCAAAGCTATTTTCTTGATTAAAAGTGTAGTTATTGCGTACTGAAAAGAACAGATTGCTATTAATTCAGCTGAATTGCATTAAGAGAGCAGGCTAAATATCTGGTGCCCATGGCTCGTCTTAAGAATGCAACAGAAGAGCAATATCAGAAGGGACAACTAAAAAACTATGCAGCTAAAATCATACCTTGAGAGATCCTTTCTGGAAAATATGTAAGCAGTATTTACTGTTTCAGATGCAGGTGAAATCTTGTAAGAACCTGAAAGAGAAAAGGGGGAAAATCCAATGAACAGCCTGAGATGATTAATCATTGGCATGAATACTCCCAAGTGTGATAGGAGACTCTATGGTGTTGATGACAATCCCATGAAGTGACCAGATAATTCCATCAAGTTACCAGATAACCAAGATTCAAAGAAAAAGTACTAGACTACATAAGTCCACAGTAGATGgattgatatttaaatattggtcAATACCTGCAGGCACAAGTAAAAATGACCCATCAGGTGACCAGGCTAATCTTCGGAAGAAAGATGGCAACGTTTCATCATGAAAAAGATGGTTTTTAACAGACTGCACCAGAAACCATTCACaaaaattataacatccgaaaaTTCTGATGTACAATTCATAGAAAACAAAGATGATCTAATATGTCCTTACCTTAGAATCATCCACTGATGGCTGTTCTGCCTTTGTAACGACATTTTGACAAACATAATTAATCTTTTCCATGCCTTTAGTTTTTGCATGAGGTTTGTTAACGTAAATACGGCAAGTTCTATCAGAACTAAGGGAAGCCACATACTTGGCCAGTGGATCCCATGCAACACCTTGAACATAATGGGAGTGGGAATCCAAGATCTGATGGACAGAACCTGAAGAACGGAAACATGGACAAAAAGGATACAACACAGAATTTTAACTGAGATTTTCTTTACTATTTGGTAGTCTAAATATTGTGACCGCAGTGAATTGTCCCTTACCTTTGCTCATATCCCACACGATGCAAGAATTATCAACAGACCCAGAAATGAGAAATGCACCATTGGCAGACCACTGCAGGTCCAGGACATCCTTCCTGTGAAATCTATTCCACAAAAATTCTGGACCACATTATTCATCTCAGAAATATAAGAAACAAGCTTTACTATTTGGTGTCTATATATATGGTTTAACTCAATACCACAAGCCAGGCCCAATGATAGATTATGTTCAACGTGGACTACCAAACCTAAACAACATTTCTTCACCTTTGAAGATAAACATCCATGTTTAAACATACATTACTTCATCttattaatgatatattttcagAAATATGATCTGATTGGCTGACAGGTTTTAAGTCGGATCCTGAAAATGAGTGATTAATTCAAGGAAAAGCTTCCTGGCAGAATCATAAATGAATTGGCTTTAGTATGTCAAGATTCAGTCTAATCCAGATAAAAAGCCCGGCATGTGTTTGTATAGAACTAATTGTGATCCATGTAAAAGCTTACTAGAAAAACTCAGATGCAAGGCCTTACGATAAAGTCTTGAAAACCTTCCATGTTTGACCTGTGTCTGTGGGGTGTAACTTCCAAATTACCAGTTCACCTCCTGAAGTAGGCCAGCACAATTTAAGAATTTCCCAGCTAAATTACATTGCTGAGCAATGATAAAACTGGAGTAAATAATGCATCgctataaaagagaaaaaaccacAATGACTGAAATCATACCATCAGCACCGGATGCGAGTTGTTCTCCTGCATTATATAAAGGAGTGATATCAATCCCAGCATAAAAAAGAACATCAAGATTTACAGCTAATAAGCCCTTACAAGACTTGTTAATATCACATAGAAACTCGATGCAAAATATTAGTTTtgtaaaacaaaagaagataaattacaataattaaaaaacattGAAATAGTAGAAACAACGTGATGCAGCCATTGAAGATCGGTTTATTACTAATATGTGAATTACTTTCTAGGTTCCTCAGTTTCAAGATTTACATTGTGGGGCTCAAGATTCCTGTGGTTTTaatcataatcatttttttttataggtaaacgattatattttattaataagaataggcttAGCCCACGTACACAGGGCTAGTTAATCATAATCATTCCGTCTTTAAAACAGTATTCTGCTTTAAGTTGATGGTTTATTGACACTTTTGCATTCCTTGACAGAATCATAATGTTCTCCAAATACCGTGCATAATTTTCATGTTAAGAATACTTTCCTAATTATGGTTGTCCCAGGGTTTTTAGTATCATTAGGAGGATCCATAGTACTGAGTTAGAATATTTTGCTTGTTGGGTAGCGTCCATAGAGAGAGGCCTAATCCTAGGAGGTTGAGGAAGAGTCAAGAATCGAGTCATAAAAGCTTTACTGTACTCAAAGAAATCACGTGCACTTTTCTTCTTACTCTACTTTTGTTCTTACGCAATCACTCGACACATGAAGTATTTCATTATTCTATAGTTCTCCCTCAACAGTCATGGTTCAGTTTCAATCACAATGTTTATCTTGTAGCAAAAAAATACAGCTTTGAAAAGCATAAGTATGTCATTACCGGAAGGAGAGAACCGAAGGACATTTACAGCAGAACTATGGTAAGAAAGGCTATTTTGATAGGAAGCTGCAGGGCCTTTCGTCTGCGCTGCACCTGAATTTATTAACCAGAGCTGAAACAATTAAGCATAGCTCAACAGTTAGTCTGacccaaaaagaatatataataactcaatcttattaattactattcagATCCTATCATCActgaaacatcatttttaaaggTAAAAAGGCAGCCAAATGTGAATATTGTAATCTGTCATTTTGGTTCCCTAAATAAATGGGAAACTCAATGTAGCCGCACGAATTAGAGAAATTAAGAAAGAATACAGCATCCTAGATGTCCATTTATTCATAAATcaactaaagaaaaatgaaaaacttttagaattttttattttttattttttattttattttatgtatttccAACTCAACCAAAGGAAACTTTAGTTATAACAGAAGACTTGAACTTACTGAGTGGATGAAAGCACTCCCAAAGTTCAGCCTCAATATTGAGCACATTACCtccaattaaaattttttcaaacagaAAACAAACGAGTTTTGAAAAAACTTTGACAGAAGTGTTGGATTCAAATTCCTTAGGGTTGCAGTTTTACTCTAAGGCCTAGAGTTGGAGAAAGATAGATACAGTATTTGAGTATTACAACACTTGTTCTTGATCATGTGTATTTTAGGATCATCATTAAATGCTCAACAAGTATAGTTGGATCCACAAT harbors:
- the LOC121249006 gene encoding chromatin assembly factor 1 subunit FAS2-like isoform X1, whose translation is MKGGTVQINWHDTKPVLTADFHPLSGILATGGADYDIKLWLINSGAAQTKGPAASYQNSLSYHSSAVNVLRFSPSGEQLASGADGGELVIWKLHPTDTGQTWKVFKTLSFHRKDVLDLQWSANGAFLISGSVDNSCIVWDMSKGSVHQILDSHSHYVQGVAWDPLAKYVASLSSDRTCRIYVNKPHAKTKGMEKINYVCQNVVTKAEQPSVDDSKSVKNHLFHDETLPSFFRRLAWSPDGSFLLVPAGSYKISPASETVNTAYIFSRKDLSRPALQLPGASKPIVVVRFCPVVFSLRGTNPAALFKLPYRLIFAVATLNSLYIYDTESVPPIAILAGLHYAAITDITWSPEGRYLALSSQDGYCTLLEFEHDELGSPISLSEETKVTGDENGGPVQKREEMIIDATRSDVAAESTKSEPGKNEGKLASPSSTSTPISNKPAKRRITPMAIDPS
- the LOC121249006 gene encoding chromatin assembly factor 1 subunit FAS2-like isoform X2, which gives rise to MKGGTVQINWHDTKPVLTADFHPLSGILATGGADYDIKLWLINSGAAQTKGPAASYQNSLSYHSSAVNVLRFSPSGEQLASGADGGELVIWKLHPTDTGQTWKVFKTLSFHRKDVLDLQWSANGAFLISGSVDNSCIVWDMSKGSVHQILDSHSHYVQGVAWDPLAKYVASLSSDRTCRIYVNKPHAKTKGMEKINYVCQNVVTKAEQPSVDDSKSVKNHLFHDETLPSFFRRLAWSPDGSFLLVPAGSYKISPASETVNTAYIFSRKDLSRPALQLPGASKPIVVVRFCPVVFSLRGTNPAALFKLPYRLIFAVATLNSLYIYDTESVPPIAILAGLHYAAITDITWSPEGRYLALSSQDGYCTLLEFEHDELGSPISLSEETNVTGDDNRDPVQKREEMIVDATRSDVAAESTKSEPGKNEGKLASPSSTSTPISNKPAKRRITPMAIDL